From the genome of Cytobacillus firmus, one region includes:
- the yhbY gene encoding ribosome assembly RNA-binding protein YhbY: protein MLTGKQKRLLRSKAHHLNPIFQVGKGGVNENMIKQVGEALEARELLKVSVLQNCEEDRDTVAQQLSEGTKADVVQIIGNIIVLYKESKENKQINLP, encoded by the coding sequence ATGCTAACAGGAAAGCAAAAGCGTTTATTGCGATCAAAAGCGCACCATTTAAACCCTATTTTCCAAGTGGGAAAGGGCGGGGTTAATGAAAACATGATTAAGCAAGTAGGAGAAGCACTGGAAGCCCGTGAGTTATTAAAGGTTTCAGTCCTTCAAAACTGTGAAGAAGACAGAGATACGGTAGCACAGCAGCTGTCAGAAGGCACGAAGGCTGATGTTGTCCAAATCATCGGAAATATAATTGTTTTATACAAAGAATCAAAAGAAAACAAACAAATCAACTTGCCGTAA